A stretch of DNA from Doryrhamphus excisus isolate RoL2022-K1 chromosome 6, RoL_Dexc_1.0, whole genome shotgun sequence:
AAATGAGACAAAACACAGagtgtttaatttatttctacACTTGTATGATAGATTATGTCTATTTCCATGAAAAGGTGCATTGCTAAATTCTTCATCTAACACTAATACCAGCACAAAAGCTGACAACATAAAGGATTATTTCCAGCCTTATGTTTAACGTTGGCCATATGGTTCCACAATGTTGCTGACATGTCGAGACCACCCTGTGATGATGTAATTATCCAAGCCGAGATATGCAGCGGAGCGGGATCATGGCCATGGGGGAGTGTCTGCAATATGATCCCTTTGAACCAAACTTGGGGTGTCATTCTCGCTTTTGCAATCCACTATAATTAAAACCATCCTCAACACCATTGAAGAACTGCTCCTGTGTTTTCCTAAGAGATGAATGAACAGCTGAGCTTCTGAATGTGTGGATTCAGTGGGAATATCTGGAGAAGGAAAACCTTTAAATGGTGCTTTTCTCCATCGTTAAGACCTCAAGTTACTTGacagtgaaggggggggggatttaaaaTAGTGCTGTGTAGTGTTTCTTGTTTGGCCCATGTCCCGTGTAATACTATGTTACTCACACTGAATGTAGTCATTGTTTGCTATACTAAACACATAGCTTATATACTCTCTGTGTGGGACTTTTTACATGTACACTGAAACTCCAACATATTAAATATGATGTATCAGACACAATAATGTAATGAGTGGGACAGCAGGACTCAAACATTAGCAACCTAACAGCAACATGTTAACCTATTCAattaagaaaaacacaaaataacagtAGCTAATGTAGAACAaacattagtttctcattagttcttcattagttccttagtaagtACTGTAGTTTTGTGTGTTCAGTGTAAAGTAAGACCTGTTTTTCCCACATTGGGTGCTGATAAAAAGGATCTATAAGGACACATATGACcctttatgtaattattaactTTATTATACCTGGTAGTGTACattctagtgcaggggtctcaaactcaatttacctggggggccactggagcttgtgtctgggtgaggctgtgccgcatcaggtttaaaaaaaacatatttattaaaaaaagaaacataaataaattgtCTTCAATGATTGTGCTTCTGCTACACCCTAcattttttcagtgctttggtttcggttttctacaagaaaagttctgataaaacattccactgttttcaaatatcttaatttagatttttctacacaaaataagatgataaaataaataaactatttaagctgtcatttctgggtacgtgataccatacagcatccatatcaaactcacacattaaactttcatatcaaaagcGGGGGACGTCCTGCGGGccccatttggcccgcgggccgcaagtttgagacccctgttctagtgaCATCCAATAGAGCTACTGTATTACTTTTGATTCTTGTGTGTGTAGCTTAATGACCAGGGACAGAGGGACCCAAGAACCCAGGGGACCCGGGGGACCCAGGGACCCAGGGACCCAGGGACCCAGGGACCCAGGGACCCAGGGACCCAGGGACCCAGGGACCCAGGGACCCAGGGACCCAGGGACCCAGGGTCCCTGGTCATCATGATGGACACACAAAAGAATCAAAAGTAATACAGTGACTCTATTGGACCAGGGACCCAGGGACCCAGGGACCCAGGGACCCAGGGTCCCTGGTCATCATGATGGACACACAAAAGAATCAAAAGTAATACAGTGACTCTATTGGACCCAGGGACCCAGGGACCCAGGGACCCAGGGACCCAGGGACCCAGGGTCAGTTTCCCCAGTGTGCgtagaggagggggaggaggctgTGTAACATGACTCTGAATGAAAACTCCGCTCCCGGTCCGACTCCCAGTACACATGCTGGGAGCAGCAGAGGAGGCGCACGATGGATCCTCTGGTGCTCATCGTGCTGACATGTCTGCCCCTCGGCTCGGCGGTCTACAACGGCCCCCTCCAAGCCGAGATCTCCAACGGCACCTTCCACCACTTCTACGTCCCGGACGGCGACTACGAGGACACCGAAGACCCGGAAAAGTGCCAAATGGTCTTTAGGTTCTCGGACGGTTCTCCGTGCTCCATCGCGGAGGAGGAAAGCGACGCGATGGTGAGGGAGGATCTCATCCTCGCCCGCCTGCAGGCGGAGGACGCGGCGCGGCTGCTGGAGAGCATCGGGCGGTCAGTAACCAACGACTTGGACGGAGAAGAAAGCTACGGCCAATTCCTCCAGAGGGAGATCTCTCAGATCGGCGAGGCGTTCTCCGGCGTGGATAAATctctggaggagctggaggggAAGTTCAAGCAGAGTCAGGAAAGTGATCTGAAAGAGGAGCAGCAACTAAGCAGCTTTGTCCTCAAACAAGTGGGGGACGTCAGGGACGCCCTGAGGGACACGAAGGACATCTCGGCTGGATTGAAAGAtaaacaggagctgctgtctcTCATCATTCGCACCCATGGGAGCAGACTGAGCCGCCTTAAAACACAGTATCTCAATTCAGGATCATAAttccatttattattaatataagctcatcttttctttttggacatgttgaattcATATGATTGGGGAACCAGCTATGAAGCATCACCACTTCTTGGAAATGTGTCATCACAAACATCAGCACATTCCTCTGACTCAAGTggcaatatatttaaaaatagaatGTTACAGCTTTTAATATTGCTACCTATTTTTTGTATGCTGAAATAATCTTCTAACTGGTTCATTGTATTATAAACACCCATATGAGaccacatattattatatatatatatatgtgtgtgtgtgtgtataagtggCAGACTTGAGTGTCCCCTTCAAGTGTACCTCGTTAATTGGAGTCTGGATTCCTTCACTGCCTCCCACCTCCATCTGGAAGTACTTTAGTCGGGATAAAAATACATACTCAATGGCAGCCACTTGTTATGATCAATATCAAACTCTTTGGAGTCGCTCTTTTGACaaaattgtgtgtttattttgtttttatgtatattttttcttaataactAGGCACACAATGCATGAAAAGTCATTCCATATAAGctcaaaacattgaaaaacGTGTCTTAAGTTCAACatactaaatgtaaaaaaaatgcataaataaatggTGTAAATAAGAATAAGTATGTACATGTTTAGTGACTTATTTCTATGTTGCACTCTCACTAATGAAggtgtttattttgatttatttggcTCTTGTTCCTGTCTGCAACAAGCGTGGATGGTATTCACGTAATAAAAGTGCCAAAGATAATGTCTGTGCACATGTTTTGGGGCCAGATGTGCTGCGTGCCACTGGGCGCAACTGGGTGTGATTTCCTCCGTCTGGTTTCCCTCACACTCCAGCTTCCCCTGTGggaccccttttttttttttttttttttttttctcaaaacagCTCTGTGTAATAGAGCAGAGCAAAGCACTGTAGGCCATAGGAGCTTTCAGGGTTTGACTCAAAGAAAATGTAacctctagagcaggggtctcaaattcaatttactttaCTGAATTAAGTTACTGAATTAACTtgtgccgcatcaggttttccaaaaaaaaaaaaaaacgcatttattaaaaccaaaaccttcaccttggttccaattttcaacaagaaaagctctgataaaatattccactgttctcaaatatcttttttctacacaaaataagatgaaaaataaataaatcaagaataaagaaaatcaatcagtaataaataaatataataataataaaacggcaaataataaaaacataagagaccacatatagttagttatttttttcagattaaaatgaacaaagcattattagagccctgcagacatgacaaagcacgactatagtcacatttatactctttttatctacaacatattgcgcaactgcagggtcttgagacacatgctaactcgcaaactagagagctagcgacctaaacggtagccttcaagttatttcctttaaacttaaatagccaaaaccttaccacttccacacggatagggaggataactattaacagttatttaacctttaacatgaacattaatcaaacgtaataattttttctgggtacatgataccatacagcatccatatcaaacttgcgcgggtcgcactaacattaaactttcatatcaaggcgggggcctcaaacacgcagcccgcaggccaaatgtggcctgcaggacactagtttgaggcccctgctatAGAGGCTCACAGCAAGACCCTCCAATTtggtctttttatttttttttttgcgctccAGTTATTAATTCTTCCGACAGAAGCATACATTTTTGTGGCATAGAAGTGATGGTTTACAGCAAGCAGCCCTGCTGTGTTCTCCTCACAAACATATTTAAAGGAAAAGGTCAGGAATGTAGACGGCAGCTGATCTGGGATACTGACATGTGACGTTAAAGAAGAAAACCCTGAATCTTTATTCTTTAAATAAACCAATAAACTTTGGACTATTGTGCATTATTCAACGCAAACAGGTTCTTCATCAGCTAATTAAAAGCTTAAGACCATATAACCAGATCTGCGCTAAAATCAATTTTTCATGTAATTCTCTGTCATTATATTCACACTATCATAACCtcctgatggcaaaggcaaaacggctttcttttttctggaTTGTTGAACTGCACAATCCAGTTTTTTGCCCTTTTGTtgaacaagttaatatgagctagctaacaatggacttaatgggaaatatgtattttgaccTTACAAAAAAGTCCttacaaaaaaactcacaaaaacaccaacagtgATCTATTTACATAACGGATATGTATATTAACCAGCAATATTGTTAATGTGGGAAACC
This window harbors:
- the fibina gene encoding fin bud initiation factor a yields the protein MDPLVLIVLTCLPLGSAVYNGPLQAEISNGTFHHFYVPDGDYEDTEDPEKCQMVFRFSDGSPCSIAEEESDAMVREDLILARLQAEDAARLLESIGRSVTNDLDGEESYGQFLQREISQIGEAFSGVDKSLEELEGKFKQSQESDLKEEQQLSSFVLKQVGDVRDALRDTKDISAGLKDKQELLSLIIRTHGSRLSRLKTQYLNSGS